A genomic segment from Hyalangium minutum encodes:
- a CDS encoding anti-sigma factor family protein, which yields MAGNPACERFIPLLSPYIDGEVSPTERVNIERHLSACKVCTGRAADLRAESGLLRVGLDMAVDEVDFKDFAQKVMARVTPDRPPLLERLRLSLSEMFLYQRTAVFSSLATAAVVLLVAIPLLWGNRAPVGYAGERMKVQAVRSLDPARLAPVVMETDDGSTIIWTVEQDEEPPPHDATPALGNESRSDEQGTDEAPQGALKPKPLSPQQKDPAPKGGSL from the coding sequence ATGGCCGGAAATCCTGCGTGCGAGCGGTTCATCCCGCTCCTCTCTCCCTACATTGACGGGGAGGTGTCTCCTACCGAGCGCGTGAACATCGAGCGTCACCTCTCCGCCTGTAAGGTGTGCACGGGTCGCGCTGCGGACCTGCGCGCCGAGTCGGGCCTGCTGCGCGTAGGCCTGGACATGGCGGTGGACGAGGTGGACTTCAAGGACTTCGCCCAGAAGGTCATGGCGCGGGTGACGCCGGATCGGCCGCCGCTGCTCGAGCGGCTGCGCCTCTCGCTCTCGGAGATGTTCCTCTACCAGCGCACGGCGGTGTTCTCCTCGCTGGCCACCGCCGCGGTGGTACTGCTGGTGGCCATTCCGCTGCTGTGGGGGAACCGGGCTCCGGTGGGCTACGCCGGCGAGCGCATGAAGGTGCAGGCGGTGCGCTCCCTGGATCCGGCCCGGCTCGCCCCGGTGGTGATGGAGACGGATGACGGCAGCACCATCATCTGGACGGTGGAACAGGACGAGGAGCCGCCTCCGCACGACGCCACGCCCGCCCTGGGTAACGAGTCCCGGAGCGACGAGCAGGGGACGGATGAGGCGCCGCAGGGTGCCCTGAAGCCCAAGCCCCTTTCCCCGCAGCAGAAGGACCCGGCTCCCAAAGGAGGCTCCCTGTGA
- the hemF gene encoding oxygen-dependent coproporphyrinogen oxidase, translating to MTVDAQKVEGLKRQMADFIQQLQDEICSALERLDGKARFHEDRWERPGGGGGRTRVLEEGAVLEKAGVNTSVVFGELEEAFAKRLQGEGREFWAGGLSLVLHPRNPYVPTVHANYRFIHQGPKAWFGGGADLTPYYLFEEDAVHFHRTLKAACDRHEPSYYPRFKATCDKYFYLRHREETRGVGGLFFEDLGGDLEKEFEFVKDAGRAFLPAYLPIAEKRKDTPYTEANRFWQEVRRGRYVEFNLVYDRGTLFGLETKGRTESILMSMPPQVRWRYEYHPQPNTHEAKLIEVLRNPRDWASGG from the coding sequence ATGACGGTGGATGCGCAGAAGGTGGAGGGCCTGAAGCGGCAGATGGCGGACTTCATCCAGCAGCTCCAGGACGAGATCTGCTCCGCGCTGGAGCGGCTGGACGGGAAGGCGCGCTTCCACGAGGACCGGTGGGAGCGGCCGGGCGGTGGCGGCGGGCGCACGCGCGTGCTCGAGGAGGGCGCGGTGCTGGAGAAGGCAGGCGTGAACACCTCGGTGGTGTTCGGCGAGCTGGAGGAAGCCTTCGCCAAGCGGCTGCAGGGGGAGGGCCGCGAGTTCTGGGCCGGAGGGCTGTCGCTGGTGCTGCACCCGCGCAACCCGTATGTGCCCACGGTGCACGCGAACTACCGCTTCATCCACCAGGGCCCGAAGGCGTGGTTCGGGGGCGGCGCGGACCTGACGCCCTACTACCTCTTCGAGGAGGACGCGGTGCACTTCCACCGCACGCTGAAGGCCGCGTGCGACCGGCACGAGCCGTCCTACTACCCGCGCTTCAAGGCCACCTGTGACAAGTACTTCTACCTGCGCCACCGCGAGGAGACGCGCGGCGTGGGGGGCCTGTTCTTCGAGGACCTGGGCGGCGATCTGGAGAAGGAGTTCGAGTTCGTGAAGGACGCGGGCCGGGCCTTCCTGCCGGCGTACCTGCCCATCGCGGAGAAGCGCAAGGACACGCCCTACACGGAGGCGAACCGCTTCTGGCAGGAGGTGCGGCGCGGGCGCTACGTGGAGTTCAACCTCGTCTACGACCGGGGCACCCTCTTCGGGCTGGAGACGAAGGGGCGCACCGAGTCCATCCTCATGTCGATGCCGCCGCAGGTCCGCTGGCGCTACGAGTACCACCCGCAGCCCAACACCCACGAGGCGAAGCTCATCGAGGTGCTCCGCAACCCGCGCGACTGGGCCAGCGGCGGTTAG
- a CDS encoding phospholipase D-like domain-containing protein, translating into MRRILVPGSNCWLQAEAEQAGMLIDARDYYRAFYRAARQAKQYIAILGWQFDSDVALLRGEDAQGVTGETRMLPLLRELCLNNPELQVHILAWDFSLLLALEREWMQQLLFNWHSERISFRFDASAPLSGAHHQKLVIIDGQLAFTGGMDICDCRWDDRSHPARSSLRCDSGRDPHGPYHDVQAVLKGPVVRPLVELFEARWFNSGGGALNLPEPVVRDDVEVEATLPLPAGPVSLSRTFGKTLVPFCQEPVQEIRGLYLDAIQSAERLIYIENQYFSSRAIFQALVRRMRDKTRGPLQILFVLPRMPEALREQLAMGVAQVRMLRVLQRVAQENGHALGVYCSASPDEQGQDRFTYIHSKLMMVDDRFLTVGSANTTNRSMGLDSELNLAWEAPEGPEGAALRRSLRRLRVSLLAEHTGLQGREVVRGLARAEQLVAWLDDVAAGAKHRLRLHPLETVFDQSPLLKPLEPEELIIDPEDSLLDQSFFESLQQEQGLFATGFRLLTRWLIGLPERPHPASLPAEAPRAEP; encoded by the coding sequence GTGAGACGCATCTTGGTTCCCGGTAGCAATTGCTGGCTGCAGGCTGAAGCAGAGCAGGCGGGAATGCTCATTGACGCGCGCGACTACTACCGCGCGTTCTACCGGGCGGCCCGCCAGGCCAAGCAGTACATCGCCATCCTCGGATGGCAGTTCGACAGTGACGTGGCGCTGCTGCGCGGCGAGGACGCCCAGGGAGTGACGGGCGAGACGCGGATGCTTCCGCTGTTGCGCGAGCTGTGCCTCAACAATCCGGAGCTGCAGGTCCACATCCTCGCGTGGGACTTCAGCCTGCTGCTCGCGCTGGAGCGCGAGTGGATGCAGCAGCTGCTCTTCAACTGGCACAGCGAGCGGATCTCCTTCCGCTTCGATGCCTCTGCGCCGCTGTCGGGCGCGCACCATCAGAAGCTGGTCATCATCGACGGGCAGCTGGCCTTCACCGGAGGCATGGACATCTGCGACTGCCGCTGGGATGACCGGAGCCACCCGGCGCGCTCCTCACTGCGCTGCGACTCGGGGAGAGATCCGCACGGGCCGTACCATGACGTGCAGGCAGTGCTCAAAGGGCCCGTGGTCCGGCCGCTGGTGGAGCTGTTCGAGGCCCGGTGGTTCAACTCCGGCGGCGGTGCGCTGAATCTGCCCGAGCCGGTGGTGCGAGACGACGTGGAGGTGGAAGCCACGCTGCCGTTGCCTGCGGGGCCCGTGTCGCTCAGCCGCACATTCGGCAAGACGCTGGTGCCCTTCTGCCAGGAACCGGTGCAGGAGATCCGCGGGCTCTACCTGGACGCGATCCAGTCCGCCGAGCGTCTCATCTATATCGAGAACCAGTACTTCTCCTCGCGGGCCATCTTCCAGGCGCTGGTGCGCCGCATGCGAGACAAGACGCGGGGCCCTCTTCAGATTCTCTTCGTCCTTCCCCGGATGCCCGAGGCGCTGCGCGAGCAGCTGGCCATGGGTGTGGCCCAGGTGCGGATGCTGCGCGTGCTGCAGCGTGTCGCCCAGGAGAATGGCCATGCGCTGGGCGTGTACTGCTCGGCGTCTCCCGACGAGCAGGGACAGGACAGGTTCACCTATATCCACTCGAAGCTGATGATGGTGGACGACCGCTTCCTCACGGTGGGCTCGGCGAACACCACCAACCGCAGCATGGGGTTGGACTCGGAGCTGAACCTGGCCTGGGAGGCCCCCGAGGGCCCCGAGGGAGCGGCGCTGCGGCGCAGCCTCCGCCGGCTGAGGGTGAGCCTGCTGGCGGAGCACACCGGGCTGCAGGGCCGCGAGGTGGTGCGCGGGCTGGCGCGCGCGGAGCAGCTCGTGGCCTGGCTGGATGACGTGGCGGCTGGTGCCAAGCACCGCCTGCGGCTGCACCCGCTGGAGACAGTCTTCGACCAGAGCCCACTCCTCAAGCCGCTGGAGCCCGAGGAGCTCATCATTGATCCGGAGGACTCGCTGCTGGACCAGAGCTTCTTCGAGTCCCTGCAACAGGAGCAGGGCCTGTTCGCCACAGGCTTCCGGCTGCTCACGCGGTGGCTCATCGGTCTGCCTGAGCGCCCCCACCCCGCGAGCCTGCCGGCCGAGGCGCCCCGCGCGGAGCCGTGA
- a CDS encoding DUF2378 family protein, protein MSAPVSGRVTQGSFFEGLFVRALGAEGAFADALRAVGVDVRRIQPGYPIEVWNEALEVAWKQCFAHLDRESAYRELGRQMAYGFARTLVGRVVDVSLPLLGPERFVQRIPSLNKLDSYEYQVRVEPLGERHFRVHYWNDPDAKPDFMAGLFEVGLRKTGVQPVVTVTKREPKAFELEMSW, encoded by the coding sequence ATGTCCGCTCCTGTGTCCGGCCGCGTCACGCAGGGCTCCTTCTTCGAGGGGCTGTTCGTTCGCGCGCTCGGAGCGGAAGGTGCCTTCGCGGATGCGCTGAGGGCGGTGGGGGTGGACGTGCGGCGCATTCAGCCGGGCTACCCCATCGAGGTCTGGAACGAAGCCCTCGAGGTGGCATGGAAGCAGTGCTTTGCCCACCTCGACCGTGAGTCGGCCTACCGCGAGCTGGGGCGGCAGATGGCGTACGGCTTCGCGAGGACCTTGGTAGGACGGGTGGTGGACGTGAGCCTGCCGCTGTTGGGGCCGGAGCGCTTCGTCCAGCGCATCCCCAGCCTGAACAAGCTGGACTCGTACGAGTACCAGGTGCGGGTGGAGCCGCTGGGCGAGCGGCACTTCCGCGTCCACTACTGGAATGATCCGGACGCGAAGCCGGACTTCATGGCGGGGTTGTTCGAGGTGGGCCTGCGCAAGACGGGCGTCCAGCCCGTGGTGACGGTGACGAAGCGCGAGCCCAAGGCCTTCGAGCTGGAGATGAGCTGGTGA
- a CDS encoding ABC transporter ATP-binding protein produces the protein MTSPASAPLVELHDVSKTYAEGEALREVLTGASLSLHRGEFVVLLGRSGSGKSTLLNLISGIDLPTRGTVTVEGRELSRLSERERTLLRRERIGFVFQAFNLLPTLTVEENVRLPLELTGRTGTAADERVRELLGQVGLGGRERSFPDRLSGGEQQRVAVARALAHAPPLLLADEPTGNLDEQTGRQVLDLLVGGIRRDNACAFVVTHDPDLAALADRIFVMEAGRLHERRVKP, from the coding sequence ATGACCTCTCCTGCCTCCGCTCCGCTCGTCGAGCTGCATGACGTCTCCAAGACCTACGCCGAAGGCGAGGCCCTCCGCGAGGTGCTCACGGGCGCGAGCCTGTCCCTGCACCGGGGCGAGTTCGTGGTGCTGCTCGGCCGCAGTGGCTCGGGCAAGTCCACCCTGCTCAACCTCATCAGCGGGATTGATCTGCCGACGCGCGGCACGGTGACGGTGGAGGGCCGGGAGCTGAGCCGCCTGAGCGAGCGTGAGCGCACCTTGCTGCGCCGCGAGCGCATCGGCTTCGTGTTCCAGGCCTTCAACCTGCTGCCCACGCTGACGGTGGAGGAGAACGTGCGGCTGCCGCTGGAGCTGACGGGGCGCACCGGCACGGCGGCGGACGAGCGGGTGCGGGAGTTGCTCGGGCAGGTGGGGCTCGGCGGGCGGGAGCGCAGCTTCCCGGACCGGCTCTCCGGCGGCGAGCAGCAACGCGTGGCGGTGGCGAGGGCCCTGGCTCATGCCCCACCCCTGCTGTTGGCGGACGAGCCCACGGGCAACCTGGATGAGCAGACGGGCCGGCAGGTGCTGGATCTGCTGGTGGGGGGCATCCGCCGGGACAACGCCTGCGCGTTCGTAGTGACGCATGACCCGGACCTGGCTGCGCTCGCGGACCGCATCTTCGTGATGGAGGCGGGCCGGCTCCATGAGCGGCGGGTGAAGCCGTGA
- a CDS encoding DUF3467 domain-containing protein → MPDTPKPAAPSLQIQLDEEVAQGRYANMAMVDHTQTEFTLDFIYVYPQQPRAKVFSRVITSPQHLKRLMLALQENLARYEAQFGTIQLREEERKH, encoded by the coding sequence ATGCCAGACACTCCCAAGCCTGCTGCCCCGTCGCTCCAGATTCAACTCGATGAAGAGGTGGCCCAGGGCCGCTACGCCAACATGGCGATGGTGGACCACACCCAGACCGAGTTCACCCTGGACTTCATCTACGTCTACCCACAGCAGCCGCGGGCCAAGGTCTTCTCCCGCGTCATCACCAGTCCGCAGCACCTGAAGCGGCTGATGCTCGCCCTGCAGGAGAACCTCGCGCGCTACGAGGCCCAGTTCGGCACCATCCAGCTCCGCGAGGAAGAGCGCAAGCACTGA
- a CDS encoding BlaI/MecI/CopY family transcriptional regulator, protein MKKAVGEQELAVLRYVAEHGPATVGEVAERFGEAQGLARSTILTVMERLRNKGHLTRRKVDGIYQYSSMVPASELLAGVVGDFVQRSLAGSLSPFVNYLAEAEDVSEEELQQLQDVVARLKSRKQQKE, encoded by the coding sequence ATGAAGAAGGCCGTAGGAGAGCAAGAGCTGGCGGTGCTGCGGTACGTGGCCGAGCACGGCCCGGCAACCGTGGGCGAAGTGGCCGAGCGCTTCGGCGAGGCGCAGGGGCTGGCGCGCTCCACCATCCTCACGGTGATGGAGCGGCTGCGGAACAAGGGCCACCTCACCCGGCGCAAGGTGGACGGCATCTATCAATACAGCTCGATGGTGCCGGCCTCGGAGCTGCTGGCGGGCGTGGTGGGCGACTTCGTCCAACGCTCGCTCGCGGGCTCGCTGTCGCCGTTCGTTAACTATCTGGCCGAGGCCGAGGACGTCTCCGAGGAGGAGCTCCAACAGCTCCAGGACGTCGTGGCGCGGCTGAAGTCCCGGAAGCAGCAGAAGGAGTAA
- a CDS encoding alpha/beta hydrolase has translation MDTWKTAPFELGHGEDACLLLHGFTGSPWEMRPLGEALAARGLYVTAPRLPGHGTTPEAMLEADHRRWEAAALEALDALRGFRRVFVAGLSMGALLGLRMSALRPEVVKGLVLIAPAARFKGPKMALLKSLRNTGLLERIVPWVRKSATDLSDPVALAEAPILPAFPIARLKDLWALQETSLRDAHLVRCPTLVVVAEQDHVVDPAGGQWLASQLTGAPEVRMLSLQEGYHIIPRDKGGPRMAAAAGDFLDGLRQPWGDEEERGSASGILI, from the coding sequence ATGGACACCTGGAAGACCGCACCTTTCGAGCTGGGACACGGCGAGGACGCCTGTCTGTTGTTACATGGTTTCACGGGAAGTCCGTGGGAGATGCGGCCGCTCGGGGAGGCGCTCGCGGCGCGGGGGCTGTATGTGACGGCGCCTCGGCTGCCCGGCCATGGCACGACGCCGGAGGCCATGCTGGAGGCGGATCATCGCCGCTGGGAGGCCGCGGCGCTGGAGGCCTTGGACGCGCTGCGCGGCTTCCGCCGGGTGTTCGTGGCGGGCCTGTCCATGGGTGCCCTGCTGGGGCTGCGGATGTCGGCCCTGCGCCCCGAGGTGGTGAAGGGGCTGGTGCTGATTGCCCCCGCCGCACGCTTCAAGGGGCCGAAGATGGCGCTCCTCAAGAGCCTGCGGAACACCGGGCTGCTGGAGCGGATTGTCCCGTGGGTGCGCAAGTCGGCCACGGACCTGAGTGATCCGGTGGCGCTGGCCGAGGCGCCCATCCTCCCGGCCTTCCCCATCGCCCGGCTGAAGGACTTGTGGGCCCTTCAGGAGACGTCCCTGCGGGATGCGCACCTCGTGCGCTGCCCCACCCTGGTGGTGGTGGCCGAGCAGGACCACGTGGTGGATCCAGCCGGCGGACAGTGGCTGGCCTCGCAGCTCACCGGTGCCCCGGAGGTCCGGATGCTGTCGCTCCAGGAGGGCTACCACATCATCCCTCGGGACAAGGGCGGGCCCCGGATGGCCGCGGCGGCTGGTGACTTCCTGGATGGGCTGCGGCAGCCGTGGGGCGACGAAGAGGAACGTGGCTCGGCTTCGGGCATCCTTATATGA
- a CDS encoding RNA polymerase sigma factor has product MATDDLTLVKRVRGGDQRAFKLLVERYQRKVYAVALGMLKDKEEAMDVSQEAFVKVYKYLDHFKGDASFYTWLYRITVNICIDIIRKRAGAGGEAVEFDETLPMDVSEANIGALGSRLGTNPQKSALRRELAEKIQEALASVPEKHRAILLLREVEGMSYEDLSRTLDIPKGTVMSRLFHARAKVQKILSQYLELDEAKSGVGSE; this is encoded by the coding sequence TTGGCCACCGACGATCTCACCCTCGTCAAGCGCGTCCGCGGCGGAGACCAACGCGCCTTCAAGCTCCTCGTCGAGCGCTACCAGCGCAAGGTGTACGCCGTTGCGCTCGGAATGCTCAAGGACAAGGAGGAGGCGATGGACGTCTCCCAGGAGGCGTTCGTCAAGGTCTACAAGTACCTGGACCACTTCAAGGGTGACGCCTCGTTCTACACGTGGCTCTACCGCATCACCGTCAACATCTGCATCGACATCATCCGCAAGCGTGCGGGCGCGGGCGGCGAGGCCGTCGAGTTCGACGAGACGCTGCCCATGGATGTGTCTGAAGCCAATATCGGAGCGCTCGGGAGCCGGCTGGGCACCAACCCCCAGAAGAGCGCCCTGCGCCGCGAGCTGGCCGAGAAGATTCAGGAGGCGCTGGCCTCCGTCCCCGAGAAGCACCGCGCCATCCTGCTCCTTCGGGAAGTGGAGGGAATGTCCTACGAGGACCTGTCTCGCACCCTGGACATTCCCAAGGGCACGGTGATGAGCCGGCTGTTCCACGCCCGCGCCAAAGTTCAGAAAATCCTGAGTCAATACCTGGAGTTGGACGAGGCCAAGAGTGGGGTGGGCAGTGAGTAG